One Polypterus senegalus isolate Bchr_013 chromosome 10, ASM1683550v1, whole genome shotgun sequence DNA segment encodes these proteins:
- the LOC120536180 gene encoding uncharacterized protein LOC120536180, protein MENTSVVFILLLSVTEAKFSISMPQSELISPLHTNVLLPCFFTLANSKHGLKYVIVTWKQNNIELAKYREGKVKSTSKVTLLESQLQRGNASLLIKNVTVGDEGHYLCEVYEVPNLSKGSVQLRVTVPPVVSLNPPMAEKGKSVTLKCHVEKFYPEVISIRWKRGTKCLDSQEPSKISRNPEGTFSAMSFYNYTSIYEGLSENISCIVKHQSKEGHKVEIPLQICKPTLTVPVKTLHRGKKQKVMCKLQGCLFNKATVSLKRNGKTLSKSQCWDVKQCVSKTEFVPSTSDGKMHFTCEAVIEGLNTSVAKHVTFIVEDLHDPEEHWYIITVIIMIVAFCLLYVTVHQAYQGKEKRSFIMSDIEVIMENYPSHRITLNCCLSGNQYELKRLTWRIKWKSLLFKDISFHDTSMVQSIKSNKLEAFCSVNSTHYQRATLLQNHKLCSVTFVPKAQNVQITVQCQVAIVILGRTQNCVKTIKFIPQVN, encoded by the exons ATGGAGAACACATCTGTCGTCTTTATCCTGCTGCTTTCAg ttaCTGAGGCCAAATTTAGTATCTCCATGCCACAATCAGAGCTGATTTCTCCTCTTCACACCAATGTGCTGCTTCCTTGCTTCTTCACTTTGGCAAACAGTAAGCATGGATTGAAGTATGTAATTGTAACTTGGAAACAGAATAATATTGAACTGGCAAAGTACAGAGAAGGAAAAGTGAAAAGCACCAGCAAAGTGACACTCTTGGAAAGTCAGCTGCAGAGAGGAAATGCCTCACTTCTCATTAAAAATGTCACTGTGGGAGATGAAGGACATTATCTTTGTGAAGTGTATGAGGTTCCAAACCTTTCCAAAGGAAGTGTACAATTAAGAGTTACAG TACCTCCAGTAGTGTCACTGAATCCACCAATGGCTGAAAAGGGTAAGTCGGTGACACTGAAGTGCCATGTAGAGAAGTTCTACCCTGAAGTCATCTCTATTCGGTGGAAGAGAGGTACTAAGTGTCTGGATTCTCAAGAGCCCTCAAAGATCAGTAGAAATCCTGAGGGCACATTCAGTGCAATGAGTTTCTACAATTACACATCCATTTACGAAGGCCTCAGTGAAAACATCTCCTGTATTGTTAAGCACCAGAGTAAGGAAGGGCATAAAGTGGAGATTCCGCTTCAGATCTGCA AGCCCACACTCACCGTTCCAGTAAAAACTCTGCACAGGGGCAAGAAGCAGAAAGTCATGTGTAAGCTGCAGGGTTGCCTGTTCAATAAAGCCACTGTGAGCttgaaaagaaatgggaagacTTTGTCTAAATCTCAATGCTGGGATGTGAAACAGTGTGTGAGCAAAACAGAATTTGTACCGTCTACCTCAGATGGCAAGATGCATTTCACCTGTGAGGCTGTCATAGAAGGACTTAACACCTCTGTTGCCAAACATGTTACATTTATTGTTGAAg ATCTGCATGATCCAGAGGAACATTGGTATATAATTACAGTTATCATCATgattgttgcattttgtttgctGTATGTGACAGTTCACCAAGCAT ATCAAGGAAAGGAGAAAAGGAGCTTCATCATGTCTGACATTGAAGTTATCATGGAAAACTACCCAAGTCACAGGATCACTTTGAATTGCTGTCTTAGTGGAAACCAGTATGAACTTAAAAGGCTGACATGGAGAATCAAATGGAAATCTTTACTGTTTAAAGACATTTCATTCCATGACACTAGTATGGTACAAAGCATCAAATCCAACAAGCTTGAGGCATTTTGTAGTGTAAATTCGACACATTACCAAAGGGCAACATTGCTTCAGAATCACAAGCTTTGCTCGGTCACATTTGTACCCAAAGCACAGAATGTACAGATCACTGTCCAGTGCCAAGTTGCCATTGTCATCTTAGGGAGAACACAGAATTGTGTGAAAACAATCAAATTCATCCCTCAGGTCAACTAA